Within the Catalinimonas niigatensis genome, the region AGCGTCAGCCACAGGCTCCCATGCAGGGAAATGGAAGGTAGTGCTGGAATTGTCAGCCGAGAGCGTGAGGGAGGCATGGAAAGAAATTGCCGAAAATAACCAAGATCTCCTGAAAAAGCTCAGCCAGTACCAATCTGTGCCTTACAGTGTCATTGTACAAGCCTACAGCGATCTTAATTTTGAGATGGCAGTAGATCAATCTTCTAAAGTTGCCGGTGCGAAGATCAATATCACTGCTACGCTCAGTCAGTATAATGTAGCTGTTGAGGGAGATGTAAAAGCAAAAATTACGTATCCCAATGGCAAGCAAAAAGTAATTCCACTGACTGCCGAAGGAGATGGAAGCTATACCAGCAGTTTTACAGGAGAGCATTCCGGCTTGTACCAGATCAGGTGTAAAGCCAAAGGTAAATCATTTGCTGGCAGTACATTTACCCGGGAAGCAGTGCGTACCGTTTCTTTATACCGTAGCCAGCCCATTCCTCCGGTCAATGACGAAGAGGGCAAGGAAAGCGGTGAGGCTTTATGTAAAATTGTAGACTGTTTTTTAAGTGATAAAGGCATCATGACATTGCTGAAAAAGCATGAAGTAGATGCCAGAAGATTACGCGAATGTCTAAAAAAACAATGTATGGACCAGGAACAGAAAGATAAGCAAGGAGCGAACAAGGTAATAGCTCAGGAAAAAGCAACAGAAAGTAAGAGGCTCAGTCAGCAAAAAAATGAACTCTCTACTACTGAGATAGACCAGCTCATTGCCACTGCGCCGGAGATGAAAGCGGTAGCGCCTCATAAGCCCCATATTCCGCACCACAGCCTGGAACATCTGCAGATGTCGGTACCTCCTGCCATCCGCTTTGACAAAAATGGTAACTTTGAACTCATTGATTTTGAACAGGAAAAGAAAAAAGGGAAAAAGAAGAAGTAAGCTATCTTCCACACCGGTGTAGAACAATCTGCCGCATGTGATAAGCTTAAAAAAGAAAGTGCGTCTATTGTGAGGCCACAGGCCGTAACAATCTCCCGGTTATCTGCATAAAACGGGGAGACTCATACGGCCTGTGGCCTCTGAGTGACGTGTATTCACGCTCATCACATACGGCTTAGCAGAGCAGTCATTCTTATTTTCTGCTCATCATCAGGAGTACTAACGATTACTCGCGGCAGACTTCAGGCAGATACTGTGACTTATGTCACTGTTCCTTTCACATTTTATGACTTCCTTGGACTTCATGCAACAGCTTTCCCACAGTAAACTGCTGAAGTCAGTAGTATACCATTTTAAAGATAAAGTCATGAAAACTATCATCAAAGTCAGTCTCTTGCTAAGCATGGTTTTGTTGCTGCTGTACAGCTGCGATCAGAAAAGCCATCAGGAACAGGCAGCACCGACAGAAAGTGAGCAGCCGGAAGCCTCGGTAGACTATCTGACCCTCGGACAAAAGTACGCCGCTGAAACCCAGGCGGTGTTGGGTAAAAATCTGATGGCATCCATACAGCGAGAGGGAACCGAGCAGGCGGTAGCCTTTTGCAACACCCGTGCTTATCCCCTGACCGATAGCATGGCCCAACGGCTGCGAGTTCATTTAAAAAGAGTGACTGACCAGACCCGGAATCCGGATAACGCAGCCAGTGCAGAGGAGCTGCAATATATACAGGCAGGCAAGGCAGCACTGGCCCGGGGTGAAAGCGCAGCACCACAGTTGCAGGAAATCAAGGGCAGGATGGTCGCCTATTATCCCATACTGACCAACAGCATGTGTATGCAATGTCATGGTGATCCGGCCAGCCAGATTGATCCGGCTACGCTGAAAAAAATCAACAGCCTTTACCCCAATGACCAGGCCACCGGCTATACCGAAAATCAGCTGAGGGGAATATGGGTAGTGGAGATGGACCAGGAAGAAGAGTAACTTCTCGTTTGGACTAAATACAGTATACGGAAGGTGAGGGAGCACTTCGGAAGTAAGAGGGGGTACTTCAGAAGTACCCCTCTGTACTTCAAACATGCAAAGGGGATGCTAAAAGAGTCAGACTTGAACCTATGAGCATCAAAGCCGAAGTTCGGAAGTACCCCGCCCCACTTCAAGCCTGCAATGCAGGACTAAAAAGAGTCAAAGTTGAATCTCCGAACATCAGCTTTGAAGTAAAAAGATGCAAAGCTGGAGTTCTGAAGTCCCCCTCCCTACTGCAGAAGCACAAGCTTGATACGCAAAGACGCATCGCTGAAGTTCTGAGCCTCAAAGGAGATGCTCCGGACCTCTCATCAGTACTTTGGAAGCTATTTGTTGAACTTCTGAAGGTCAAAGTAGAATTAGGGAATATAAGATCTCAAGCCAACTATCGCTGCCCTGATGATAGATGGCTCACTTGCCAGCAATGCAACTTTATGGGAAAGCTAGGGGGAAGGTGCTGTTATTTTACCACTTATTGTCCTCCAGGAGGGAACCTTGTAAGTTCTGGAAAAGGAGGTTCCTTCGGTAAGCCCTCCATTACCTTATAACGTGAGCTAGGAAAAAGAAAATCATAAAAAACACGTCCTACGTCACTCTGAGCCATTTTTACTAAGGATGTGCGGTGGAAAAATGGACTACCCCAATGTAAAGATCATATTTCAAATTTCTTGAATTATGATTCAATAATGATAAATGTTCAAAATAAAGATTATGGATGGAAGATAAGTGACTTGGATTATATTAAAGATTATAAAATTGTCAGGTATGATCCTTCAGAACACGATCAAATGGATAATAGTAAGAAACCAGATATTTTTAGCATTTCAAGAGTCTACTTTGATCATGAGAGTAAAGATAGAAAAGGTATCGTCTATTATTCATTTAGATGCGGGATGTACTGTGGGTTTGAAGCGATATTTTTTCTTGAGAAGATAAATGACAAATGGAAGGCTACCGAGCAATGTGAGTTTGGAATATCATAAAAATAGTGTGGTAGTAACCTTATAAAAGAATAAGGTATCAGTACGAAGGGGCGGAGATCATTCTTCTGGATGGAAAGCCCATAGGATTGCTCAAGCTGAACAGGCAACCCAATAATATTGAAATCATACAGATTCAGATTGATCCTCAATACCAGGGAAAAGGGATTGGACAAAAAGTCATTCAGTTCATTTTAGATCAGGCAAGTGATAAGCAGATAAGCGTTAGCCTAAGTGTCCTCAAAGGAAATAAAGCAAAAAGGCTGTATGAAAGTCTGGAGTTTGTAACTATTGAAGAAACGGAGGATTCCTTTGTGATGCGCATATGAAGGAAAAGTTATCATCTGACTTACCTATAGTGCAAAAAAACAAGTTCTGCATGGGTGCTTGTGAAGTATCACTGCCTGTAAGCAAAGACATGCTTTTTGATTGGAATAAACACTGTTCAAATAAGACTAAAGTGCAGTTTTTGCTATGGTTCATCTCAAAAAGCAAGATATGAGTAGCATGCAAATGTATTTTGAGCAATTGGTTGAGGACATCCGGGAGTCGGCCAAGCATAAGGACAGGAATATAGTGTTTGACATTCCGACTGATCTTTTAAAAGTACCTGAGGGATTTGAACATTTACCCGTAGAACCGGCTCAGAAAGCTTATCAGTGGTTCAGGCTTTCTTTGGAGAGCTTTCCTCCTGCCAACAAGTGGAACAAGAAGCAACTGCTTTTTATGTGTGTGATACTCCGTTCTCTTTTTGAGCATTATAATATAAACGTGGAACTGCCCAACGACTTACCTTATGATCAGGTGTATTCTTACCTGCTGAAAGCGATGGATACTTATGTTACCTGCAATGAGGAGCATTCGGATACCATTAGTTTTTGTAAAGGTGAAGAAAATGACTGCCCTTTTGGTGACTATTGCGCATCTAATGGCAAAAGTCATTGCGACACCTGGTGTATCGGGCAGTACTGGGATGCTTATGCTGAACTGAAAGACATGGAAGAAAACGAAGAGGAATAGGGAATATATGAAAAACAAAATCTCTCAATGCAGGATAATCTATTTGATATTTATCTGGGTATTTTTTACAGCTTGTGAGCAGACTGATACAGATGCAGTGTACAACGAAAGTGATATGGAAGCTGGTTTTGAAGAAATGAAAAGCATCCCCTCTACCATGCAGCCTCCACCTTCGCAGCAAGTCAATACCATCACCAAGAAAATCATTAAAAGCGGAAGCATTGAATTCAGGTCTGAAAATATTGAACAAGACTACCAGCATATTGCAGAGCTGCTTCCTGCATTCAATGCCTATCTGGAAAACGAGAACCAATCCAGGTCTGATCAGCAAATATATTACAGCCTTACACTAAGGGTAGTCTCGGAACAATTTGATAGTCTGTTTCATGCGCTTACCCAAATGGCAGGCAGAATTGACCGTAAATCTTCCAATGTTGAAGATGTGACCGAGCAGTTTTATGATCTGGAAACCCGAATCAAAAACAAAAAAGCATTGGAACAGCGATATGTAGAACTACTCGCTAAAGCAACTGCTGTCAAGAATATCCTGGATATTGAAAACAATCTCAATGAGATTAGAACACAGATAGAACAACTTGAAGGTCAGTTCAACTATCTGAGTAAACGTATCCGTTATAGTGCCATTCATGTATCATTTTACGAAGTACTGCCCTATACCTATGATGCTTCCCAGCGAGAAGGGTTTGCTGCCAGAATACTGAGTGCACTAGACAATGGCTGGCAGGGCTTTCTTTCCTTTGTGGTGGGACTCATCGGCCTTTGGCCCTTTCTCATGCTTATTGCTGGAGGAACCTATATCTTTAGAATGCTAAGACTGAGATGGAAAAGTAGAAAATAAATTTCTCAATACACTTTATTCGGTTAAGTTACGTGCTGCTAGTAGTATAAATAAAAATCAATATATTGTGCTAACTAGATCCCTCTATGGATAAGCTGAAGTTTAAGAAAATTAAAATTTTCCCCTGGCTTTTTTTTGAAGCCAGTTTGAGCTTATTACTATTTAGCCAATTTTCACTGGCACAGAAGCCAACGCTGGCTTTCAAAAACTATTCGGTAGAGGATGGACTTTCGCATAATTACATCAGAGCTATACTTCAGGATGCAGAGGGGTTTATCTGGATCGCTACTGAAGATGGGCTGAATAAATTTGATGGCTATACTTTTCATGCGTATAGAAGTAGTACTGAAGATAGTACAAGCATATCAGATCATCCGATTATAGCACTAGAGCTGGATAGTGAGCAAAATCTCTGGATAGGAACCTGGGGAGGAGGCGTATTTGTCTACAACAAGAAACAGGATAATTTCAGACGTATTATCCAGGGGCAAGAGAAAAGCCGAGGTATTCATTCCAACCTGATTTACGATATATTCAAAGACTCCCGGGGGAGAATGTGGATAGGAACCGGAGGGATGGGACTTGAGATGTATGATCCCAAACAGCAGAAGTTTTTTCACTATAAACACAATCCTGAAGACGCTAGCAGTTTGAGTCACAATCGGGTGATGTCTATTACAGAAGGTGAGAACGGAGTGCTTTGGTTAGGCACCCTGGGAGGAGGACTGAACCGTTTTGATCCTGAAACAGCTAAGTTTACAAAGTTTCTGCATGAAGAAGGTAATGCATATAGCCTGAGCGGTAATGAAGTGTTTAAAGTATTTTTTGACAGCAAACAAAGATTATGGGCAGGTACCTGGGGAAGTGGATTAAACCTGATGGATAAAGACACCCATCAATTTACCCGGTTTAAACATGATCCGGATGATCCCTTTGGGCTAAGCAATGATGAAGTATGGTGTATTACCGAAGCCAAAGATGGACGTATCTGGATAGGTACGGATCATGGTTTGGCGCTGTACAATGAAGAAAAGAAGAACTTCTATGTGTTTGAGCATGACCCTTTTGATCCTAAAAGCCTATCGGGTAATCCAATAAAAAGCTTATATTCTGATGCTAGAGGGCGGCTATGGGTAGGTACATA harbors:
- a CDS encoding GNAT family N-acetyltransferase — encoded protein: MDGKPIGLLKLNRQPNNIEIIQIQIDPQYQGKGIGQKVIQFILDQASDKQISVSLSVLKGNKAKRLYESLEFVTIEETEDSFVMRI
- a CDS encoding ligand-binding sensor domain-containing protein; the protein is MDKLKFKKIKIFPWLFFEASLSLLLFSQFSLAQKPTLAFKNYSVEDGLSHNYIRAILQDAEGFIWIATEDGLNKFDGYTFHAYRSSTEDSTSISDHPIIALELDSEQNLWIGTWGGGVFVYNKKQDNFRRIIQGQEKSRGIHSNLIYDIFKDSRGRMWIGTGGMGLEMYDPKQQKFFHYKHNPEDASSLSHNRVMSITEGENGVLWLGTLGGGLNRFDPETAKFTKFLHEEGNAYSLSGNEVFKVFFDSKQRLWAGTWGSGLNLMDKDTHQFTRFKHDPDDPFGLSNDEVWCITEAKDGRIWIGTDHGLALYNEEKKNFYVFEHDPFDPKSLSGNPIKSLYSDARGRLWVGTYNKGISIFDKQMNLFEHYYKKFNQNSVADNNVSAFLNLNDRHVLIGTDGQGLSLFDIENKWFTHYQHDKRP
- a CDS encoding DUF4349 domain-containing protein → MKNKISQCRIIYLIFIWVFFTACEQTDTDAVYNESDMEAGFEEMKSIPSTMQPPPSQQVNTITKKIIKSGSIEFRSENIEQDYQHIAELLPAFNAYLENENQSRSDQQIYYSLTLRVVSEQFDSLFHALTQMAGRIDRKSSNVEDVTEQFYDLETRIKNKKALEQRYVELLAKATAVKNILDIENNLNEIRTQIEQLEGQFNYLSKRIRYSAIHVSFYEVLPYTYDASQREGFAARILSALDNGWQGFLSFVVGLIGLWPFLMLIAGGTYIFRMLRLRWKSRK
- a CDS encoding c-type heme family protein, coding for MKTIIKVSLLLSMVLLLLYSCDQKSHQEQAAPTESEQPEASVDYLTLGQKYAAETQAVLGKNLMASIQREGTEQAVAFCNTRAYPLTDSMAQRLRVHLKRVTDQTRNPDNAASAEELQYIQAGKAALARGESAAPQLQEIKGRMVAYYPILTNSMCMQCHGDPASQIDPATLKKINSLYPNDQATGYTENQLRGIWVVEMDQEEE